Proteins found in one Salminus brasiliensis chromosome 13, fSalBra1.hap2, whole genome shotgun sequence genomic segment:
- the p2ry1 gene encoding P2Y purinoceptor 1 codes for MTADLAAAAAANATSLLANGTRGCSLTKTGFQFYYLPTVYIVVFVTGLLGNGVAMWMFARHMRPWSSISVYMFNLALADLCYVLSLPFLIFYYFNKTDWVFGDATCRLQRFVFHLNLYGSILFLACISVHRYSGVVHPLRSLGRLEKRHAVRTSALVWLVVAAGVAPILYYSRTGQKRGGGTTCYDTTSEDELAGYFVYNMCMTVFGFCVPFTVILVCYGFIVRALVCSGVDGMDMSVPLRKKSARLVVIVLAVFAVSYLPFHVMKNLNLRARLYFQSPDMCAFNDRVYATYQVTRGLASLNSCVDPVLYFLAGDTFRRRLSRATKRSGRRSETTAPSKSEETALNSLAEYVENGSRQL; via the coding sequence ATGACAGCCGACCTGGCTGCTGCGGCGGCGGCGAACGCGACGTCGCTGCTGGCGAACGGCACGCGCGGCTGCTCGCTCACCAAGACGGGTTTCCAGTTCTACTACCTGCCCACTGTGTACATCGTGGTGTTCGTGACCGGCCTGCTGGGCAACGGCGTGGCCATGTGGATGTTCGCGCGCCACATGCGCCCGTGGAGCAGCATCTCGGTCTACATGTTCAACCTGGCGCTCGCGGACCTGTGCTACGTGCTGTCTCTGCCCTTCCTCATCTTCTACTACTTCAACAAGACGGACTGGGTGTTTGGCGACGCCACGTGCCGCCTGCAGCGCTTCGTCTTCCACCTCAACCTGTATGGCAGCATCCTGTTCCTCGCGTGCATCAGCGTGCACCGCTACTCGGGCGTCGTGCACCCGCTGCGCTCGCTCGGCCGCCTGGAGAAGCGGCACGCGGTGCGCACGAGCGCCCTCGTGTGGCTCGTGGTGGCGGCGGGCGTCGCGCCCATCCTGTACTACTCGCGCACGGGCCAGAAACGCGGGGGCGGCACGACGTGCTACGACACGACCTCCGAGGACGAGCTGGCCGGATACTTCGTCTACAACATGTGCATGACCGTCTTCGGCTTCTGCGTGCCCTTCACCGTCATCCTGGTGTGCTACGGCTTCATCGTGCGCGCGCTGGTGTGCAGCGGCGTGGATGGCATGGACATGAGCGTGCCGCTGCGCAAGAAGTCTGCGCGTCTGGTGGTCATCGTGCTGGCCGTCTTCGCCGTCTCCTACCTGCCCTTCCACGTCATGAAGAACCTGAACCTGAGGGCGCGTCTCTACTTCCAGAGCCCGGACATGTGCGCCTTCAACGATCGCGTCTACGCCACCTACCAGGTGACCCGCGGCCTGGCCAGCCTCAACAGCTGCGTGGACCCAGTGCTCTACTTCCTGGCCGGCGACACCTTTCGCCGCAGGCTCTCTCGGGCCACCAAAAGGAGCGGCAGGAGGAGCGAGACCACAGCACCGTCCAAGAGCGAGGAGACGGCGCTCAACAGCCTTGCGGAGTATGTGGAGAACGGGAGCCGGCAGCTGTAA